From Carassius auratus strain Wakin chromosome 10, ASM336829v1, whole genome shotgun sequence, a single genomic window includes:
- the LOC113109454 gene encoding membrane-spanning 4-domains subfamily A member 12-like — MESSEVISTDKATVIIQVNPQVAQHGVISEDGQQTGGAYHNTALSAFIRAQPKALGTVQIMTGVMIFLFGIVRTIAYDYRYPISVISGITFWGSLIYISAGSLSVSAQNKLHLCVVKGSLIMNVISAITAATAIFLMSIDIHNLLMYECYSYEYRCKLKFIISIFISGFACKATSNTDSTVINVALNKGN, encoded by the exons ATGGAGAGCAGCGAGGTCATATCAACTGACAAAGCTACAGTTATCATCCAAGTCAATCCACAGGTGGCACAACATGGTGTTATTTCTGAAGATGGACAGCAGACCGGAGGAGCATATCACAATACAGCTCTCTCAGCATTTATCAGAGCACAACCAAAGGCACTGGGG ACCGTCCAGATAATGACTGGAGTGATGATTTTCCTATTTGGTATTGTACGCACCATTGCCTATGATTACCGTTACCCTATTTCTGTTATTTCTGGCATAACCTTCTGGGGATCCCTTATT TACATCAGTGCTGGCTCGCTGTCTGTTTCTGCGCAGAATAAACTTCATCTGTGTGTG GTGAAAGGCTCTCTTATAATGAATGTGATCAGTGCCATAACTGCAGCGACCGCCATTTTTCTGATGAGCATCGACATTCACAACTTGTTAATGTATGAATGCTACAGTTATGAATACAGGTGCAAATTGAAG TTCATCATCTCCATCTTTATCTCAGGATTTGCCTGCAAAGCCACCAGCAACACAGACTCTACAGTGATAAATGTGGCACTTAACAAG GGAAACTGA